The Fortiea contorta PCC 7126 genome has a segment encoding these proteins:
- a CDS encoding serine/threonine-protein kinase, translating to MNSQLLDVRYRILTVLSAGEVAQTYLVEDTSLDDSLFILKQLRPASNNPQALKIVRRLFASEAITLEKIGQEHDQIQKLVAYFEENEEFYLVQEFIPGNSLVEEILSGTPLTEEEVIILLTEILEILAFVHSHKVIHQDIKPANIIRRKLDQKLVLIDFGTVREIVTTIVGNLEYIPVEQLHGNSQYNSDIYALGIVGIAALMGLTANEIAILPSQKNLVTGEIVWRHRNAPINKQLAKIIDKMVRFDYRKRYQSATEVLHDLQQLNNPENEKQNLVEKKLKLMVTGIAGCIAVSVAWWLFWASKPVGNAQELYQQGVEKYQRGNYQGAVGDLTEVITISPQNALAYNRRGDAFYRLGNYEKARADASRAIRLNPQDGNAYYDRAFALYGLEKYPEAIADYTKAIKLNSQSAYAYYGRGMARAQIRDYQGSAADFSTAIALQPSYAAAYVQRGIIHRRLRQKQAAIEDFDTVIDLNPNDAQAYYQRGLTQFSNQQKYIAINDFTKAINLNPKYIEAYLARGNVHSELANKLEATADYNQVVRLNPKLSTAYLRRGIHRFSFGDYRGALQDYAQAIKLNPQDAAAYNHRGEAYLQRGNQKAANQDYSQAIKVNPQYALAYYNRGLILAKQGNKQAAIKDFQQAAKLFQKKGNEDGYQDVQLQIRLLQS from the coding sequence ATGAATAGTCAACTTCTGGATGTACGCTACCGAATATTAACAGTTTTGAGTGCGGGGGAAGTGGCACAAACTTATCTAGTGGAAGATACTAGCCTTGACGACAGCTTATTTATTCTCAAGCAGTTACGTCCTGCTAGTAACAACCCCCAAGCTTTAAAAATTGTGCGCCGCTTGTTTGCGTCTGAAGCTATAACCTTAGAAAAAATAGGACAAGAGCACGACCAAATCCAGAAGTTAGTTGCTTATTTTGAAGAGAACGAAGAATTTTATTTAGTGCAAGAATTTATTCCTGGTAATTCTTTGGTTGAGGAAATTTTATCGGGAACTCCTCTGACGGAAGAGGAAGTTATTATTCTGTTAACGGAAATATTAGAAATCTTGGCATTTGTTCATAGTCATAAGGTGATACACCAAGATATTAAACCAGCAAATATTATCCGTCGCAAATTAGATCAAAAGTTAGTGCTAATTGATTTTGGTACTGTTCGAGAAATCGTCACTACTATTGTCGGTAATTTGGAATATATACCCGTCGAACAATTGCATGGCAACTCTCAATATAATAGCGATATTTATGCTTTAGGCATTGTTGGTATTGCTGCACTCATGGGCTTAACAGCTAATGAAATTGCGATATTACCAAGTCAAAAAAATTTAGTAACAGGTGAAATTGTTTGGCGTCATAGAAATGCGCCAATTAACAAACAACTGGCGAAAATTATTGATAAAATGGTGCGTTTTGACTATCGCAAACGCTATCAGTCAGCCACAGAAGTTTTACACGATCTCCAGCAGCTAAATAACCCGGAAAATGAAAAGCAGAATTTAGTCGAGAAAAAACTGAAATTGATGGTGACAGGGATAGCTGGTTGTATTGCTGTGAGTGTAGCATGGTGGCTTTTCTGGGCGTCGAAACCTGTGGGGAATGCTCAAGAATTATACCAGCAGGGAGTGGAGAAATATCAGCGGGGAAATTATCAAGGAGCCGTTGGAGATTTAACTGAGGTGATTACCATCAGTCCCCAAAATGCTTTAGCTTATAATCGGCGGGGTGATGCGTTTTATCGTTTAGGAAATTACGAAAAAGCTAGAGCAGATGCTAGTCGAGCTATTCGCCTCAATCCTCAAGATGGGAATGCTTATTACGATCGCGCTTTTGCTTTGTATGGACTAGAAAAGTATCCTGAAGCGATCGCTGATTACACCAAAGCCATTAAACTTAACTCTCAGAGTGCATACGCTTATTATGGTCGGGGTATGGCTCGCGCTCAAATTAGAGACTATCAAGGCTCTGCTGCAGATTTTAGCACAGCGATCGCTCTCCAACCTAGTTACGCTGCAGCATATGTGCAACGGGGAATTATCCATCGTCGTCTGCGACAAAAACAAGCAGCCATCGAAGATTTTGATACGGTTATCGACCTTAATCCTAACGATGCCCAAGCTTATTATCAACGAGGCTTAACACAATTTAGTAATCAGCAAAAATATATAGCAATTAATGATTTCACTAAAGCTATTAACCTAAATCCCAAATATATTGAAGCTTATCTAGCTCGTGGCAATGTGCATAGTGAATTAGCAAATAAACTAGAGGCAACTGCAGATTATAATCAGGTGGTGCGGCTGAATCCGAAATTATCTACAGCTTATTTACGTAGAGGTATTCATCGCTTTTCTTTTGGAGATTATCGAGGGGCGCTTCAAGATTACGCCCAAGCAATTAAGCTCAATCCCCAAGACGCCGCAGCTTACAATCATCGTGGTGAAGCTTATCTGCAACGAGGAAATCAAAAAGCCGCGAATCAAGATTATTCTCAGGCGATTAAAGTCAATCCTCAATATGCTTTAGCTTACTACAACCGGGGTTTAATTCTGGCTAAACAAGGAAATAAACAGGCTGCTATTAAAGATTTTCAACAAGCAGCTAAATTATTTCAAAAAAAAGGCAATGAGGACGGTTATCAGGATGTACAGTTACAGATCAGGTTGCTACAGTCATAG
- a CDS encoding sugar transferase — protein sequence MEKFASLSQLYSAYFSRQSLHPSVTSSTKRLIDILGAIVGLGITAVVLIPLGIMMMTDDPGPLFYSQIRCGHRGKLFRIWKLRSMVVNADQIKHLVKNQAQGHIFKAVNDPRITRVGRFLRRTSLDELPQFWNVLLGDMSLVGTRPPTPDEVIRYEPHHWERLRVKPGMTGEWQANGRSSIKDFETIVSMDIDYQRKWSVAYDLSLIVKTIWVVFKKSGAY from the coding sequence ATGGAAAAATTTGCATCTCTGAGCCAGCTCTATTCAGCTTATTTTTCAAGACAGTCGTTACACCCATCAGTGACTAGTTCAACAAAACGACTGATTGATATTCTCGGCGCCATCGTTGGGCTAGGGATTACCGCCGTCGTACTCATTCCTCTGGGCATCATGATGATGACTGATGATCCAGGCCCGTTATTTTATTCTCAAATTCGCTGTGGCCACAGAGGGAAGCTGTTCCGAATCTGGAAACTCCGCTCGATGGTTGTCAATGCTGATCAAATTAAGCATCTGGTGAAGAACCAAGCTCAAGGTCATATCTTTAAAGCTGTGAATGATCCGCGCATTACTCGTGTAGGTAGATTTTTGCGTCGCACCAGCTTAGATGAATTACCTCAATTTTGGAATGTTTTATTAGGAGATATGAGCTTGGTTGGTACTCGCCCTCCTACTCCTGATGAAGTGATTCGCTACGAGCCGCACCACTGGGAAAGGTTACGAGTCAAGCCGGGTATGACTGGAGAATGGCAAGCTAACGGTCGCTCTAGCATCAAGGATTTTGAAACTATCGTGAGTATGGATATCGATTATCAACGTAAGTGGTCTGTAGCTTATGATTTGAGTTTAATTGTCAAAACTATTTGGGTGGTATTTAAAAAGAGTGGTGCTTACTAA
- the cobT gene encoding nicotinate mononucleotide-dependent phosphoribosyltransferase CobT: MIRIYTEIAQAEAWMAKYRGCLPVFVCVLGFTQTGLIPGISAAGRTPEDRKYTACADAEFLYYGATHQPQYPLPPLTAGASPVVISRAVVEALNIPVYIFNAGLPQPPAVPMIDLGGAPAQCLSSGAAMELGTVHHLFKQGLAWGCRLAAQIPDRYVILSECVVGGTTTALAVLTGLGIEAMGKVNSSHPVCNHEQKWAVVQAGLEKVREEILDPLELVAALGDPMQVVVAGMAIGASRGCGVMLAGGTQMLAVYALMKAIAQFHNLFWEPEKVVVGTTRWVAEDPTGATVELARSLNADGVSPSLIATELSFADSRYPQLQAYEEGFVKEGVGAGAAAIAVHLGLNWQQQQLLQAIEAQFHRLHQFYYL, translated from the coding sequence ATGATTCGCATCTACACTGAAATTGCCCAAGCAGAAGCCTGGATGGCTAAATATCGCGGTTGTTTACCTGTGTTTGTCTGTGTTTTAGGTTTTACTCAAACTGGTTTAATTCCGGGAATTTCCGCAGCGGGGCGCACTCCAGAGGATCGCAAATACACTGCTTGTGCGGATGCGGAGTTTTTATATTACGGCGCGACACATCAGCCCCAATATCCCCTACCACCGCTAACGGCTGGTGCTTCGCCTGTAGTGATTTCCCGGGCTGTGGTGGAAGCTCTGAACATTCCAGTTTATATATTTAATGCTGGTTTACCTCAGCCTCCAGCTGTACCGATGATTGATTTGGGTGGTGCTCCGGCTCAATGTTTGAGTTCGGGTGCGGCGATGGAATTAGGGACGGTACACCATTTGTTTAAACAAGGGCTGGCTTGGGGTTGTCGGTTAGCTGCCCAAATTCCCGACAGATATGTGATTTTAAGTGAGTGTGTAGTTGGTGGGACGACGACAGCTTTAGCGGTTTTAACTGGCTTGGGTATAGAGGCTATGGGCAAAGTTAATAGTAGTCATCCTGTTTGTAACCACGAGCAGAAGTGGGCGGTGGTACAGGCTGGGTTGGAGAAGGTTAGGGAAGAAATACTTGATCCTTTAGAGCTTGTGGCGGCGCTTGGTGATCCGATGCAGGTCGTGGTGGCGGGAATGGCGATAGGTGCTAGTCGCGGTTGTGGTGTGATGTTGGCTGGTGGTACACAAATGCTGGCTGTTTATGCTTTGATGAAAGCGATCGCGCAATTTCACAATTTGTTTTGGGAGCCAGAAAAGGTAGTTGTCGGTACAACCCGCTGGGTCGCTGAAGATCCTACAGGTGCTACTGTGGAATTAGCCCGCAGTCTCAATGCTGATGGTGTTAGCCCATCTTTAATTGCTACTGAGTTGAGTTTTGCTGATTCTCGTTATCCTCAACTCCAAGCTTATGAAGAAGGCTTTGTGAAAGAGGGTGTGGGCGCTGGCGCTGCAGCGATCGCTGTTCATCTGGGTTTAAATTGGCAACAGCAGCAACTATTACAAGCTATTGAAGCACAATTTCATCGCTTGCATCAATTTTATTACCTATAA
- a CDS encoding DUF2232 domain-containing protein: protein MSILDSLPDEPESNPSYESQPAQNQWSDKQDNLQQPQLKVDAPLRMVETAFLASAASLIWFINFYFPLGPVLRIFFPIPIALVYLRWGKRAAWMSALTCGLLLAVLMGPIRSLLYVMPYAFMGVLLGATWRRRAPWIVSITLGGLLGALGIFFRIWLLSVLSSEDLWVYLINQVTEITEWVFLKLQVLATPSVFLIQMGAIAIILLNNFIYLFIVHLAAWLLFDRLGNPITRPPHWVQVLMDYEG, encoded by the coding sequence ATGAGCATTTTAGATTCTCTGCCAGATGAGCCAGAGTCGAACCCATCTTATGAATCTCAACCCGCCCAAAATCAATGGTCAGACAAACAAGACAATTTGCAGCAACCCCAATTGAAAGTTGATGCACCGTTGAGAATGGTAGAAACGGCATTTTTAGCCAGTGCTGCTAGCTTAATTTGGTTTATTAATTTTTATTTTCCCTTGGGCCCTGTGTTGCGGATATTTTTCCCGATTCCCATTGCGCTAGTTTACCTGCGTTGGGGCAAGCGAGCTGCTTGGATGTCTGCTCTGACCTGTGGACTGTTGCTGGCGGTGTTGATGGGGCCAATTCGTAGCCTGCTATATGTGATGCCCTATGCTTTTATGGGTGTGCTGTTGGGTGCTACATGGCGGCGGCGTGCACCTTGGATTGTTTCTATTACCTTGGGTGGGCTATTGGGGGCTTTGGGAATCTTTTTTCGCATCTGGCTATTGTCTGTGCTGTCGAGTGAAGATTTATGGGTTTATTTGATTAATCAGGTGACAGAAATTACAGAGTGGGTTTTCTTAAAGTTGCAGGTGTTGGCAACCCCCAGTGTATTTTTGATTCAAATGGGAGCGATCGCCATAATTTTACTGAATAATTTTATTTACTTGTTTATAGTACACTTGGCAGCATGGCTATTATTTGATCGTTTAGGCAACCCCATCACCCGTCCGCCACATTGGGTACAGGTCTTGATGGATTATGAAGGATAA
- a CDS encoding Crp/Fnr family transcriptional regulator, with protein sequence MEDRYSLQAAANPLMNSTPFFQGLPEAVVEPALTHIVTRNHPANQVILLENDWGGSVYFIVDGWVKIRTYNLEGKEVTLNILGKGELFGEMAALDEVPRSTDVITLTPTIIGSMPSQDFVQLLHIEPLAGVRLSQLMARRLRQVNRRLRLRESDSQSRVADTLLFLAEGQGKKGNTGIEIPNLPHRELSSLSGLARETVTRVLTRLEKKGLIKRDQEIICIPDVSALEKTIV encoded by the coding sequence ATGGAAGACCGATATAGCTTGCAGGCAGCCGCTAATCCCTTGATGAACTCTACTCCCTTTTTTCAAGGGCTGCCAGAGGCAGTTGTGGAACCAGCTCTCACCCATATTGTCACCCGCAATCACCCAGCTAATCAGGTAATTCTCCTAGAAAACGACTGGGGCGGCTCCGTTTATTTTATCGTGGACGGGTGGGTAAAAATTCGTACCTACAATTTAGAGGGCAAAGAGGTAACACTGAATATTTTGGGCAAGGGTGAATTATTTGGCGAAATGGCAGCGCTAGATGAAGTGCCGCGTTCTACTGATGTGATTACTCTCACGCCTACCATTATTGGTAGTATGCCATCCCAGGATTTTGTCCAGTTACTTCACATAGAACCATTGGCGGGAGTGCGATTGTCACAATTAATGGCAAGACGTTTACGACAAGTGAATCGACGACTGCGATTGCGGGAATCTGATAGTCAGTCGCGGGTGGCGGATACGTTGCTATTTTTAGCAGAAGGACAGGGAAAAAAAGGCAATACAGGTATTGAAATTCCCAATTTACCGCACCGCGAATTGAGTAGCTTAAGTGGACTAGCGCGGGAAACTGTCACACGAGTGTTGACAAGGCTAGAAAAAAAGGGCTTGATTAAACGGGATCAGGAAATTATTTGTATTCCCGATGTGTCAGCCTTGGAAAAAACGATAGTTTAA
- a CDS encoding family 10 glycosylhydrolase: MSNRPLNVAKPILLWRSLFAVAFASGTLIPNFGLQPAAAQAAQYCHLSPAEAKAKDKLRLSAQKGNADAKKRYQQLIKQHAKELKDCRNRTWPKTQAMWLRLYPCDTKAGAIDQIMDRIVNRGYNQVYLEVFYDGQVLLPAAANNTVWPSVIRTPGAAKADLLAIAIEKGRQRGLKVYAWMFTVNFGYSYAKRRDREGAIARNGKGQTSLYVVDNSSQVFIDPYNVQAKRDYYQMVQQVLRRRPDGLLFDYVRYPRQAGSDSIATKVADLWLFSEAIQTALFQRAQNSKGLDLIRRFLGQGYVTAGDIAEVDQLYPQEGEPMWQGRILPPAPKSIASPTSRQPLLQLELWQLAVAHAMQGIVDFVNLASYPAKQQGIPSGVVFFPEGNQNLGQGYDSRLQPWDRFPHSLEWHPMSYAACGHVSCIVAQVQRVLSIAKPDTQIIPALAGKWGASISNRPPLEVQMQALRQATPQIQGVSHFAYSWQFPEHDGDRKFCNSR, encoded by the coding sequence ATGTCTAACCGTCCTCTCAACGTTGCAAAACCAATATTACTTTGGCGCAGCCTATTTGCTGTAGCGTTCGCCAGTGGTACGTTGATTCCCAATTTTGGGCTACAACCAGCCGCAGCACAAGCAGCGCAATATTGCCATTTATCGCCAGCAGAAGCTAAAGCCAAAGATAAATTGCGTTTGTCGGCACAAAAAGGTAATGCAGATGCCAAAAAACGCTACCAGCAGTTAATTAAACAACATGCAAAAGAATTAAAAGATTGTCGGAATCGCACCTGGCCAAAAACACAAGCCATGTGGTTACGGTTGTATCCCTGTGACACTAAGGCAGGAGCAATCGATCAAATAATGGATCGAATTGTCAACCGTGGCTATAACCAAGTTTACCTGGAAGTGTTCTATGATGGGCAAGTATTATTACCAGCAGCAGCCAATAACACAGTTTGGCCTTCCGTCATTCGCACCCCCGGCGCGGCTAAAGCAGATTTACTCGCCATCGCCATCGAGAAAGGGCGCCAGCGTGGCTTGAAAGTCTATGCTTGGATGTTTACGGTTAATTTCGGTTATAGCTACGCCAAGCGTCGGGACAGAGAAGGAGCGATCGCCCGTAACGGCAAAGGTCAAACCAGCTTGTATGTTGTAGATAATAGCTCTCAAGTATTTATCGACCCCTACAACGTCCAAGCCAAGCGTGATTATTACCAAATGGTACAACAAGTCTTGCGCCGTCGCCCCGATGGGCTGCTATTTGACTATGTGCGTTATCCCAGACAAGCCGGTAGTGATTCCATCGCCACCAAAGTTGCTGATTTATGGCTATTTAGTGAAGCCATCCAAACAGCTTTATTTCAGCGCGCCCAGAATAGCAAAGGACTAGACTTGATTCGCCGCTTTTTGGGTCAAGGATACGTAACTGCGGGAGATATCGCTGAGGTTGATCAATTGTATCCCCAAGAAGGGGAACCTATGTGGCAAGGGCGTATCCTCCCACCAGCACCCAAATCAATCGCATCCCCAACCAGCAGACAACCACTTTTACAATTAGAGTTGTGGCAACTCGCCGTTGCTCATGCGATGCAGGGTATTGTGGATTTTGTTAACTTAGCCAGTTACCCAGCCAAGCAGCAAGGTATCCCCTCAGGCGTAGTGTTTTTTCCCGAAGGTAATCAAAATTTAGGACAAGGTTATGATTCTCGTTTGCAACCTTGGGATAGATTTCCTCATTCCCTAGAATGGCATCCTATGTCCTACGCTGCTTGCGGTCATGTTAGCTGTATTGTGGCGCAGGTACAACGAGTATTAAGTATCGCCAAACCAGATACGCAAATAATTCCCGCCTTAGCAGGTAAGTGGGGAGCATCAATTAGTAATCGTCCACCTTTAGAAGTGCAAATGCAAGCACTGCGCCAAGCCACCCCGCAAATTCAAGGTGTCAGCCATTTTGCATATTCTTGGCAATTTCCCGAACATGATGGCGATCGCAAGTTCTGTAATTCTAGGTAG
- the psb27 gene encoding photosystem II protein Psb27 has product MKPYWSRLLALVLVIAIGLMGCSSPDSLTGDYRQDTLTVVASLRNALELTQDSPDRAAVQADTRRKINDFSARYQRANSYSNLSSFTTMRTALNSLAGHYSSYPNRPVPQKLKDRLEKELNLVEVALRRGA; this is encoded by the coding sequence ATGAAGCCCTATTGGTCGCGTCTGCTTGCTTTAGTATTAGTTATAGCCATCGGCTTAATGGGCTGTTCCAGTCCCGATAGCTTAACCGGAGATTATCGCCAAGACACCTTAACGGTAGTCGCCAGTTTGAGAAATGCTCTGGAATTAACACAAGATTCACCAGATAGAGCAGCTGTGCAAGCAGACACACGTCGAAAAATCAACGACTTTTCTGCTCGTTATCAACGAGCTAATTCGTATTCTAATCTTAGCTCCTTTACCACCATGCGAACGGCTCTAAATTCCCTCGCTGGACATTATAGTTCTTACCCCAATCGCCCAGTACCTCAAAAACTCAAAGATCGCTTAGAGAAAGAGTTAAATCTGGTAGAAGTAGCACTGAGGCGCGGTGCGTAA
- the cofH gene encoding 7,8-didemethyl-8-hydroxy-5-deazariboflavin synthase subunit CofH: MKQKTVDAILEYAWKGGDISPAEGVVLLTQTDPQAIASIRTTADKLRQIQAGDTVTYVVNRNINFTNICEQHCSFCAFRRDDGDSGAYWLDWAQILEKATDGVERGATEICMQGGLNPQAKINGQSLAYYLKLVTTIKQEFPQLHLHAFSPQEVQFIARIDELEYADVIAALRDAGVNSMPGTAAEILDDSVRKVLCPEKIDTDTWLEIISTAHKLGLHTTSTMLSGHIETPQQQMVHLEKLRSLQKIAIHQGYPAKITEFILLPFVGQEAPKPLRRRVGRDQPVLGDALLLGAVARIFLGNWIPNHQPSWVKLGLNCATEALAWGCNDIGGTLMEEHITTMAGAVGGTCMEVDTLQTAIASLGRPYQQRDTLYQQI; this comes from the coding sequence GTGAAACAAAAAACTGTTGATGCTATTCTCGAATATGCCTGGAAAGGGGGCGATATATCTCCTGCCGAGGGAGTGGTATTATTAACGCAAACAGATCCACAAGCGATCGCTAGTATTCGTACCACAGCCGACAAACTGCGTCAAATCCAAGCAGGTGATACCGTCACCTACGTGGTTAACCGCAACATCAACTTTACAAATATTTGTGAGCAGCACTGCAGTTTTTGTGCTTTTCGCCGAGATGATGGTGATTCCGGGGCTTATTGGTTAGATTGGGCACAAATTTTAGAAAAAGCTACAGATGGAGTCGAGCGAGGTGCAACAGAAATCTGTATGCAAGGAGGATTAAACCCGCAAGCCAAGATTAACGGTCAATCCCTCGCATATTATCTCAAACTTGTAACCACCATTAAACAAGAATTTCCGCAATTACACTTACACGCCTTCTCGCCTCAAGAGGTGCAATTTATCGCCAGAATTGACGAGTTAGAGTATGCTGATGTTATAGCTGCATTGCGAGATGCTGGCGTCAACTCCATGCCAGGAACAGCCGCTGAGATTTTAGATGATAGCGTCAGAAAGGTATTGTGTCCTGAAAAAATTGATACAGACACTTGGTTAGAAATTATCAGCACAGCCCATAAATTAGGATTGCATACAACCAGTACCATGCTGTCAGGGCATATTGAAACACCACAACAGCAAATGGTACACTTAGAGAAATTGCGATCGCTCCAAAAAATCGCCATTCATCAAGGATATCCAGCAAAGATTACAGAATTTATTTTATTACCCTTCGTCGGACAAGAAGCCCCCAAACCCTTGCGTCGTCGAGTCGGGCGAGATCAACCAGTTTTGGGCGACGCCCTACTATTAGGAGCAGTGGCGCGGATTTTCTTAGGAAATTGGATACCAAACCATCAGCCGAGTTGGGTAAAACTGGGGCTAAACTGTGCCACAGAAGCCTTAGCTTGGGGCTGCAACGATATCGGTGGCACACTCATGGAAGAACATATTACCACAATGGCAGGGGCTGTAGGTGGTACTTGTATGGAAGTAGACACATTACAAACAGCGATCGCTTCCCTAGGAAGACCATATCAGCAGCGAGACACCCTATATCAGCAAATTTGA
- a CDS encoding glycosyltransferase, giving the protein MSEESNLLLPVPTGQLQVSEYHPRSVNTGDKVIRLSLVIPTYKERNNIQNVIRILSLLLDESIPGDYELIVVDDDSPDCTWEVARSLVTEYPQLRVMRRQQERGLSSAVIRGWQVARGEILAVIDGDLQHPPEVLTQLLRAMEQGADLAVASRHIEGGGVSSWSVVRRFLSRGAQVLGLIILPGVLGRVSDPMSGYFMVRRTCIAGAALHPVGYKILLEVIGRGKVRDIAEVGYVFCERTAGESKVTWKQYVDYLRHLLRLRLSTSPLRGFPFVRFFRFGLVGLSGVFVDMTVLYLLSDPTTLALPLTRSKIIAGEIAIFNNFLWNDAWTFADVSMQQQEWRQRLKRFLKFNIICLAGLVLNVLVLNLVYNFLIPNRYVANLIAIAIATVWNFWVNLKLSWRVTQVK; this is encoded by the coding sequence ATGAGCGAAGAATCTAATTTACTCTTACCTGTGCCCACTGGTCAATTACAAGTTAGTGAATACCATCCTCGAAGCGTTAATACAGGTGATAAAGTTATTCGGCTTTCTTTGGTAATTCCTACCTACAAAGAGCGCAATAATATCCAAAATGTGATTAGAATATTGAGTCTATTGCTAGATGAATCTATCCCTGGAGATTATGAATTAATTGTAGTCGATGATGATAGTCCAGACTGCACTTGGGAAGTAGCGCGATCGCTAGTCACAGAATATCCACAACTGCGGGTGATGCGACGCCAACAGGAACGCGGCTTATCTTCAGCAGTAATTCGTGGTTGGCAGGTGGCAAGAGGAGAAATTCTAGCAGTAATTGATGGTGATTTGCAACATCCACCAGAAGTGTTGACGCAACTGTTACGGGCGATGGAACAAGGCGCAGATTTGGCGGTAGCTAGTCGTCATATAGAAGGTGGTGGTGTCAGTAGTTGGAGTGTGGTTCGGCGCTTTTTGTCTCGTGGTGCTCAGGTGCTGGGACTAATTATTCTCCCAGGAGTCTTGGGGCGAGTTTCTGACCCCATGAGTGGTTATTTTATGGTGCGTCGGACTTGTATAGCCGGTGCTGCGCTTCATCCTGTGGGGTATAAAATTCTGTTGGAGGTCATCGGACGTGGTAAGGTGCGGGATATTGCGGAAGTTGGTTATGTGTTTTGTGAGCGCACAGCAGGTGAGAGCAAGGTGACATGGAAACAATATGTTGATTATTTACGCCATTTATTACGGTTGCGGTTGTCTACAAGTCCGCTGCGGGGTTTTCCCTTCGTGCGTTTTTTCCGATTTGGATTGGTGGGACTGAGTGGGGTTTTTGTCGATATGACGGTGCTTTATTTACTCAGTGATCCAACGACTTTAGCTTTACCCTTAACTCGTAGCAAAATTATTGCTGGGGAAATTGCGATTTTCAATAATTTTTTGTGGAATGACGCTTGGACTTTTGCAGATGTCTCTATGCAACAGCAGGAATGGCGTCAACGTCTCAAACGCTTTCTTAAATTTAATATTATTTGTCTGGCTGGGTTGGTGTTAAATGTGTTGGTGTTAAATCTGGTATATAATTTCTTGATTCCTAACCGCTACGTTGCCAATCTCATAGCGATCGCTATTGCTACTGTTTGGAATTTCTGGGTGAACTTGAAACTGAGTTGGCGGGTGACACAGGTGAAATAG
- a CDS encoding DUF3318 domain-containing protein, whose product MEPKAEIRRLLDIMPASGRMTVKIVSKPEQTQVIDAEFPSPWNRERPIYINFDLWQRLTKPQRDLLLLQMVSWLTGVKWFKPDVYQGVVLAGVLGGLVELVQSDIVGVGIAAGLSAIALLRIWRTNKSPESELNADAVAIRVAQRRGYSQAQAAEHLLSAIETVAKIEGHSGLNFSELIRCQNLRAIAGLSTVGVPENYQQ is encoded by the coding sequence ATGGAGCCAAAAGCAGAAATTCGTCGTTTGTTAGATATAATGCCTGCTTCTGGACGAATGACGGTAAAAATCGTCAGCAAGCCAGAACAAACTCAAGTAATTGATGCTGAATTTCCCTCACCTTGGAATCGAGAACGACCAATATATATTAATTTCGATTTGTGGCAGCGTTTGACCAAACCGCAACGAGACTTATTATTATTGCAAATGGTGAGTTGGTTAACAGGGGTGAAGTGGTTCAAACCTGATGTTTATCAAGGTGTAGTGTTAGCGGGGGTTTTGGGTGGACTGGTAGAATTAGTCCAGTCAGATATAGTGGGCGTAGGAATTGCAGCGGGATTAAGTGCGATCGCTCTACTCCGCATTTGGCGGACAAATAAATCTCCAGAGTCAGAGTTAAATGCTGATGCTGTGGCGATTCGCGTCGCACAGCGTCGGGGATATTCACAAGCCCAAGCAGCAGAACATTTGCTATCTGCAATTGAGACTGTAGCCAAGATAGAAGGACATTCTGGATTAAATTTTAGCGAATTGATTCGTTGTCAAAATTTACGGGCGATCGCTGGTTTGTCTACCGTGGGTGTTCCCGAAAATTATCAGCAGTAG
- a CDS encoding carotenoid oxygenase family protein, with protein MQTNLKQNLYPSEPQPAQDAQNPEQSWVITVVYDGNSHSSEVWVFDSDRLDDEPVGKLRLPSPIPPGFHGTWKPA; from the coding sequence GTGCAAACAAACCTCAAACAAAATCTCTATCCTTCAGAACCACAACCTGCTCAAGATGCCCAAAACCCTGAGCAAAGTTGGGTAATAACCGTGGTCTACGATGGTAATTCTCATAGTAGCGAAGTTTGGGTATTTGATAGCGATCGCCTAGACGACGAACCCGTTGGCAAACTCAGATTACCGAGTCCCATTCCCCCAGGATTCCACGGCACTTGGAAACCTGCATAA